In Streptomyces sp. NBC_00704, a genomic segment contains:
- the pabB gene encoding aminodeoxychorismate synthase component I: protein MSRPVRTLLVDNYDSFTYNLYQLLGEVNGQPPVVVRNDVDWSALHLGDYDNIVVSPGPGRPDRDRDFGVGSRAIRDSGLPVLGVCLGHQGIAALFGGTVEHAPEPMHGRLSRILHNGEDLFAGLPSPFSAVRYHSLAVSALSDELEGVAWTEDGVLMGLRHRTRPVWGVQFHPESISSEFGRELLANFRDLSLRRASDATPAESPYRLHTRRLDHAPDTDAVYAELFAGRPHSFWLDSGSHADGDSRFSVLGDGSGPLAEYLTYRVATGTVRIERTGRPDEYVTSGFFDHLDAELQRRALPADPRLPFSFNLGYVGYLGYELKAEAGASAAHTAPTPDAAMLFADRAVVVDHSARCTYLLCLGTGPDDTDAVKWLDATAGRLAVLPDQTDRERTPLTEAPPLAGAALTQRHDEQEYLDRVGQCLDTIRDGESYEICLTNMVSTPAVIDPLATYRLMRDISPVPYGALLDFPEAAVLSASPERFLSIGTDRVAESKPIKGTRPRGATPEQDRELRDGLLASEKDRAENLMIVDLLRNDLNTVCEVGSVHVPKLFDVETYAPVHQLVSTVRGTLREGVSAVECVRASFPGGSMTGAPKLRTMEIIDRLEGGARGVYSGALGWFSLAGAADLSIVIRTIVATDEGASFGVGGAVIALSEPAEEYEETLVKSRTMTAAIVAGTARAVPSPGEAVDA from the coding sequence ATGAGCCGCCCCGTCCGCACCCTCCTCGTCGACAACTACGACTCGTTCACCTACAACCTCTACCAACTCCTCGGCGAGGTGAACGGCCAGCCGCCCGTCGTCGTCCGCAACGACGTCGACTGGTCCGCCCTGCACCTCGGCGACTACGACAACATCGTCGTCTCGCCGGGCCCCGGACGCCCCGACCGGGACCGCGACTTCGGCGTCGGGAGCCGCGCGATCCGCGACTCCGGACTGCCCGTGCTCGGCGTCTGCCTCGGACACCAGGGCATCGCCGCCCTGTTCGGCGGCACGGTCGAGCACGCTCCCGAGCCGATGCACGGCCGGCTGTCGCGGATCCTGCACAACGGCGAGGACCTCTTCGCCGGGCTGCCCTCGCCGTTCTCCGCGGTCCGCTACCACTCCCTCGCGGTCTCCGCGCTCTCCGACGAACTGGAGGGCGTCGCCTGGACCGAGGACGGCGTCCTCATGGGACTCAGGCACCGCACGCGCCCCGTGTGGGGCGTCCAGTTCCACCCCGAGTCCATATCCAGCGAGTTCGGCCGCGAACTGCTCGCCAACTTCCGCGACCTGTCCCTGAGGCGCGCGTCGGACGCGACGCCGGCCGAGTCGCCGTACCGGTTGCACACCCGGCGGCTGGACCACGCGCCCGACACGGACGCGGTGTACGCCGAGCTGTTCGCCGGCCGGCCGCACAGCTTCTGGCTCGACAGCGGCTCCCACGCCGACGGCGACTCCCGCTTCTCCGTCCTCGGCGACGGCAGCGGTCCGCTCGCCGAGTACCTCACCTACCGGGTCGCCACCGGCACCGTGCGCATCGAGCGGACCGGCCGCCCCGACGAGTACGTCACCAGCGGCTTCTTCGACCACCTGGACGCCGAGTTACAGCGGCGCGCGCTGCCGGCCGACCCACGGCTGCCGTTCTCCTTCAACCTCGGCTACGTCGGCTACCTCGGCTACGAACTCAAGGCCGAGGCCGGAGCGAGCGCCGCGCACACCGCGCCCACCCCGGACGCGGCGATGCTCTTCGCCGACCGCGCCGTCGTCGTCGACCACAGCGCGCGCTGCACCTACCTGCTCTGCCTCGGCACCGGCCCGGACGACACGGACGCCGTCAAGTGGCTCGACGCCACGGCGGGACGCCTCGCCGTGCTTCCCGACCAGACCGACCGCGAGCGCACCCCGCTCACCGAGGCGCCCCCGCTCGCCGGCGCCGCGCTCACACAGCGCCACGACGAGCAGGAGTACCTGGACCGCGTCGGACAGTGCCTGGACACGATCCGCGACGGCGAGTCGTACGAGATCTGCCTGACGAACATGGTCTCCACGCCCGCCGTCATCGACCCGCTGGCCACCTACCGGCTGATGCGGGACATCAGCCCCGTCCCCTACGGCGCGCTCCTGGACTTCCCCGAGGCGGCCGTGCTCAGCGCGTCCCCGGAGCGGTTCCTGAGCATCGGCACGGACCGGGTCGCGGAGTCGAAGCCCATCAAGGGCACCCGTCCACGGGGCGCCACCCCCGAGCAGGACCGCGAGCTGCGGGACGGCCTGCTGGCCAGCGAGAAGGACCGCGCCGAGAACCTGATGATCGTGGACCTGCTCCGCAACGACCTCAACACGGTGTGCGAGGTCGGATCGGTGCACGTCCCCAAGCTGTTCGACGTGGAGACGTACGCGCCCGTCCACCAGCTCGTGAGCACCGTGCGGGGCACGCTGCGCGAGGGGGTGTCGGCGGTGGAGTGCGTGCGGGCGTCGTTCCCCGGCGGGTCGATGACCGGCGCGCCCAAGCTGCGGACCATGGAGATCATCGACCGGCTGGAGGGCGGGGCCCGCGGGGTCTACTCCGGCGCGCTCGGCTGGTTCTCGCTGGCCGGCGCCGCCGACCTCAGCATCGTGATCCGCACGATCGTCGCCACCGACGAGGGCGCCTCCTTCGGCGTGGGCGGTGCGGTGATCGCGCTGTCCGAGCCGGCCGAGGAATACGAGGAGACGCTGGTGAAGTCGCGGACCATGACCGCGGCCATAGTGGCCGGAACGGCCCGCGCCGTGCCGTCGCCGGGCGAGGCGGTGGACGCGTGA
- a CDS encoding acyl-CoA thioesterase: MTKPFQLRLTVRGYELDTQGHLNQAVYLQYCEHLRWESLRAAGISQDKLIATQIGPAVLENTMRFRHELRGGDEVDVTCQWVWGEGKTFRVEQEIRRADGVLACELSSVAGLIDLTQRKLISRPAEHFAKLADHPEIMGL; the protein is encoded by the coding sequence ATGACGAAACCGTTCCAGTTGCGGCTCACCGTACGGGGCTACGAACTCGACACACAGGGACATCTGAATCAGGCCGTCTATCTGCAGTACTGCGAGCATCTGCGCTGGGAGAGCCTGCGCGCGGCCGGGATCTCGCAGGACAAGCTGATCGCGACGCAGATCGGCCCGGCCGTGCTGGAGAACACGATGCGTTTCCGCCACGAGCTGCGCGGCGGCGACGAGGTCGACGTGACCTGCCAGTGGGTCTGGGGCGAGGGAAAGACCTTCCGCGTCGAACAGGAAATCCGGCGCGCCGACGGCGTCCTCGCCTGCGAATTGTCGAGCGTCGCCGGACTCATCGACCTGACGCAGCGCAAATTGATTTCCCGGCCGGCCGAGCATTTCGCGAAACTGGCCGACCATCCGGAGATCATGGGTCTCTGA
- a CDS encoding amino acid adenylation domain-containing protein — protein MARTFPEKCAVECDGREVTYAELARRVRATARELGPGPGPVGVLTDRSEATVVALLGILAAGGVYVPVDPAFPAARRQALLEAAGCTRVLDPSHPSEPSEPSEHSRAWPASGAVPEAEDPEAPAYTLFTSGSTGKPKPVLTPRRAIAASVASLRDLFALTPADRVLQFASLNWDTCLEEILPALTTGATLVFHREAYTGSIPRLLRAVAASGVTLLDLPTAFWHELVRHLTDSDEQLPGCVRTVVIGGEAVSPARLAEWRARDTARVRLVNTYGCTETTLITHAADLHGPEAPGPGSWWGEHGGVPVGKALPHVADAIGPDGELLVSGPALALGYRDLPEITAERFVTRQGPEGPVRWFRTGDRVARRADGHLVHEGRLDAEFKVRGIRVDPGEIEAHLTAHPEVGVAVVVGTRVEDRTTVTAYVVPQRAGADDAALARQVLRDLRASVPGHLVPHRVTVVPGLVHTAGGKIDRLGTHRRHSPAAAPSAPAERPGGLTEQDNR, from the coding sequence ATGGCTCGCACCTTTCCTGAAAAGTGCGCCGTCGAATGCGACGGACGTGAAGTGACCTATGCGGAACTGGCCCGCCGGGTCCGTGCGACGGCCCGCGAGCTGGGACCCGGGCCCGGACCGGTCGGGGTCCTGACGGACCGCTCCGAAGCCACCGTCGTCGCCCTTCTGGGCATCCTGGCCGCGGGCGGGGTCTACGTCCCCGTCGACCCGGCCTTCCCCGCCGCCCGCCGGCAGGCGCTCCTGGAGGCGGCCGGCTGCACCCGCGTCCTCGACCCGTCCCACCCCTCCGAGCCGTCCGAGCCGTCCGAGCATTCCAGGGCGTGGCCCGCGTCCGGGGCGGTGCCGGAGGCGGAGGACCCGGAAGCGCCCGCGTACACGCTCTTCACCTCCGGATCGACCGGGAAGCCCAAGCCCGTCCTCACCCCGCGGCGCGCCATCGCCGCCTCGGTCGCCTCGCTGCGCGACCTCTTCGCCCTCACCCCCGCGGACCGGGTCCTGCAGTTCGCCTCGCTCAACTGGGACACCTGTCTGGAGGAGATCCTCCCCGCGCTGACGACCGGCGCGACCCTCGTCTTCCACCGGGAGGCGTACACCGGCTCGATCCCCCGGCTGCTCAGGGCCGTCGCCGCGAGCGGCGTCACCCTGCTCGACCTGCCGACCGCGTTCTGGCACGAACTCGTCCGCCACCTCACCGACAGCGACGAACAACTGCCCGGCTGCGTACGCACGGTGGTCATCGGGGGCGAGGCCGTGAGCCCCGCCCGGCTCGCCGAGTGGCGGGCCCGCGACACCGCGCGCGTCCGGCTCGTCAACACCTACGGGTGCACCGAGACGACGCTGATCACGCACGCCGCCGACCTGCACGGCCCCGAGGCGCCCGGACCGGGATCCTGGTGGGGCGAGCACGGCGGCGTCCCCGTCGGCAAGGCGCTGCCGCACGTCGCCGACGCCATCGGCCCGGACGGCGAACTCCTGGTCAGCGGACCGGCGTTGGCGCTGGGCTACCGGGATCTGCCGGAGATCACCGCCGAGCGCTTCGTGACCCGCCAGGGCCCTGAGGGACCCGTGCGCTGGTTCCGCACCGGCGACCGGGTCGCCCGCCGGGCGGACGGACACCTGGTCCACGAAGGCCGCCTCGACGCCGAGTTCAAGGTACGGGGCATCCGGGTCGACCCCGGCGAGATCGAGGCCCACCTGACCGCCCATCCGGAGGTCGGCGTCGCCGTCGTCGTCGGCACCCGGGTCGAGGACCGCACGACCGTGACCGCGTACGTGGTGCCCCAGCGGGCCGGCGCCGACGACGCCGCCCTCGCCCGCCAGGTCCTGCGCGACCTGCGCGCGAGCGTGCCCGGCCATCTCGTGCCCCACCGGGTCACCGTCGTCCCCGGACTCGTCCACACCGCCGGCGGAAAGATCGACCGGCTCGGCACCCACCGACGTCACTCACCCGCCGCCGCACCGTCCGCCCCGGCGGAACGCCCCGGCGGCCTCACAGAACAGGACAACCGATGA
- a CDS encoding acyl carrier protein, whose product MSPDDMVAIFRRVLETDGVTADTDFFESGGDSLMGTRVLSAVARARGVELTFDDLLGAPTPALLADRVASVAR is encoded by the coding sequence ATGAGTCCCGACGACATGGTCGCCATCTTCCGCAGGGTTCTGGAGACCGACGGCGTCACGGCGGACACCGACTTCTTCGAGTCCGGCGGCGACTCGCTCATGGGCACCCGCGTGCTGAGCGCCGTCGCCCGCGCCCGGGGAGTGGAGCTGACCTTCGACGACCTCCTCGGGGCCCCCACGCCCGCGCTGCTCGCCGACCGCGTCGCGAGCGTGGCCCGATGA
- a CDS encoding flavin monoamine oxidase family protein gives MSPAANAPAGAPARVVVVGAGLAGLTAAADLAGRGVDVQVLEARDRVGGRTHGIEVAPGDWADAGAAYLGERHTELLALMAASGLKTAPTVMEGDSRFDVSGADRADSVPGRFPPLSGVALGELFDLLDEVTRSVRVDAPWLTPDAARLDAMTAAEWADARLRHPDSRLFFPLFLGEMMAAAPADVSVLHMAFYLRSGGGLRYLNAFAGGAQEWRIDGGAHRLGEALAAGLGDRVRLSEPVTAVEQDDDGVTVRSASGATRADAVIVALPPVLADRIDYSPALPAPRSGERTGPGCAVKVHLVHPSPLWREQGLSGWSVSAEGPLLSTVDDSPEGGAGILTGFVTGEEARRFAALPLAEQRAAAVAQARRLFPDLPEPVGFHVTDWVNDPYSRGCYAALFGPGDWSALGPHLTRPHGRVHWAGTETSTEFFGLMEGAVRSGHRAAAELTAPR, from the coding sequence ATGAGCCCGGCCGCGAACGCCCCGGCCGGCGCCCCGGCGCGCGTCGTCGTCGTGGGGGCGGGGCTCGCGGGCCTCACCGCCGCCGCCGACCTCGCCGGGCGCGGCGTCGACGTCCAGGTCCTCGAAGCCCGCGACCGGGTCGGCGGACGCACCCACGGCATCGAGGTCGCCCCCGGTGACTGGGCCGACGCCGGCGCCGCCTACCTGGGCGAGCGGCACACCGAACTGCTCGCGCTGATGGCCGCCTCCGGCCTCAAGACGGCGCCCACCGTCATGGAGGGGGACAGCCGCTTCGACGTCTCCGGCGCGGACCGCGCCGACAGCGTCCCCGGACGCTTCCCGCCGCTGAGCGGCGTGGCGCTGGGCGAGCTGTTCGACCTGCTGGACGAGGTCACCCGGTCCGTGCGCGTGGACGCCCCCTGGCTCACCCCGGACGCCGCACGCCTCGACGCCATGACGGCCGCCGAGTGGGCGGACGCCCGGCTGCGGCACCCGGACAGCCGGCTGTTCTTCCCGCTGTTCCTCGGCGAGATGATGGCCGCCGCCCCCGCCGACGTGTCCGTCCTGCACATGGCCTTCTACCTGCGCTCCGGCGGCGGGCTGCGCTACCTCAACGCCTTCGCCGGGGGCGCCCAGGAGTGGCGGATCGACGGCGGCGCGCACCGGCTCGGCGAGGCCCTCGCGGCCGGGCTGGGCGACCGGGTGCGGCTGTCCGAGCCGGTCACCGCGGTGGAGCAGGACGACGACGGCGTGACGGTGCGCTCCGCGAGCGGCGCCACCCGCGCCGACGCGGTGATCGTCGCGCTGCCCCCGGTCCTCGCCGACCGGATCGACTACTCGCCCGCCCTGCCCGCCCCGCGCTCGGGGGAGCGCACCGGCCCCGGCTGCGCGGTCAAGGTCCATCTGGTCCACCCGTCCCCGCTGTGGCGCGAACAGGGCCTGTCCGGCTGGTCGGTGAGCGCCGAGGGCCCGCTGCTGTCCACGGTCGACGACTCACCCGAGGGCGGCGCGGGGATCCTGACCGGCTTCGTCACCGGCGAGGAGGCCCGCCGCTTCGCCGCGCTGCCCCTCGCCGAACAGCGCGCGGCCGCCGTCGCCCAGGCCCGCCGGCTCTTCCCCGACCTGCCCGAACCGGTCGGCTTCCATGTGACCGACTGGGTCAACGACCCCTACAGCCGCGGCTGTTACGCCGCCCTGTTCGGTCCCGGCGACTGGTCGGCGCTCGGCCCCCACCTGACCCGCCCGCACGGCCGCGTCCACTGGGCCGGCACCGAGACCAGCACCGAGTTCTTCGGGCTGATGGAGGGCGCCGTCCGATCGGGCCACCGGGCCGCCGCGGAACTGACCGCCCCCCGCTAG
- a CDS encoding class I adenylate-forming enzyme family protein — translation MTTSPIAPLAVRRQFMTDPALGAGNFLQKALEANPNNTVPYAFTHTTDHRGEVVLRGHSLRDLAALRDRYAHWYLANGVRRGEPVAVVVAEGLEPLLHFLALTALGAVPALINDAMPQTTALRYIDHVGAVGLVADDPTRLVAAYRADANRRRPRFVVPAAEIKAYEPSGPLPEDYPYEHADDEVVALIHSSGTTGTPKSTMLAHRQFWAGKEPRMERFPASPDDRLMSLMPHTHAGGLSYFLTATLLGLPTVVMGDWRRAAVEPVMEAFRPTMVASFPRTFVELATGEPPTRAAARVHSWFNTGDSAHYGHVRRLVRLGERPAGLIKPWLLPRGHAGDEAVPGSQFIDGLGSSEMGMALFGQVTTPESERDDRCVGKPTEVVTAAVVLDPDGREVPDGTAGLLAVKTPSRTPGYWNAPELTRSFEVDGYWLTGDVARRDEEGNFYHLDRTVDVIDTEDGPVYSLPAEEVLLADCGDVVQDCAVVGVPAENGRAQVPVAVVRLQPGVVEPSATHLCAQANKELAAAGLTPLEAVIVARDAADFPTGVTGKVLKRELRTRWATLFTGAAPALPVS, via the coding sequence GTGACCACCAGCCCGATCGCCCCGCTCGCCGTCCGGCGGCAGTTCATGACCGACCCCGCCCTGGGAGCCGGCAACTTCCTCCAGAAGGCGCTGGAGGCGAACCCGAACAACACCGTCCCGTACGCCTTCACCCACACCACCGACCACCGGGGCGAGGTCGTGCTGCGCGGCCACAGCCTGCGCGACCTGGCCGCCCTGCGCGACCGGTACGCCCACTGGTACCTGGCCAACGGGGTCCGCCGGGGCGAGCCGGTCGCCGTCGTCGTCGCCGAGGGCCTCGAACCCCTGCTGCACTTCCTGGCGCTCACCGCCCTCGGCGCGGTGCCGGCCCTCATCAACGACGCCATGCCGCAGACCACGGCCCTGCGCTACATCGACCACGTCGGCGCGGTGGGCCTGGTCGCCGACGACCCGACCCGGCTGGTCGCGGCCTACCGCGCCGACGCCAACCGCCGCCGGCCCCGCTTCGTCGTCCCGGCCGCCGAGATCAAGGCGTACGAACCGAGCGGCCCGCTGCCCGAGGACTACCCGTACGAGCACGCCGACGACGAGGTCGTGGCGCTCATCCACTCCTCCGGCACCACCGGCACCCCCAAGTCGACGATGCTCGCGCACCGCCAGTTCTGGGCCGGCAAGGAACCCCGCATGGAGCGGTTCCCCGCCTCGCCGGACGACCGGCTGATGTCCCTGATGCCGCACACCCACGCCGGCGGGCTCAGCTACTTCCTCACCGCCACCCTGCTCGGGCTGCCCACCGTGGTCATGGGCGACTGGCGGCGCGCCGCCGTGGAGCCCGTCATGGAGGCGTTCCGGCCGACCATGGTCGCCTCCTTCCCGCGCACCTTCGTCGAACTCGCCACGGGGGAGCCGCCCACCCGGGCGGCCGCCAGGGTGCACAGCTGGTTCAACACCGGCGACAGCGCCCACTACGGACACGTCCGCCGTCTGGTGCGGCTCGGCGAACGGCCCGCCGGGCTCATCAAGCCGTGGCTGCTGCCGCGCGGCCACGCGGGCGACGAGGCCGTCCCCGGCTCCCAGTTCATCGACGGACTGGGCTCCTCCGAGATGGGCATGGCCCTGTTCGGGCAGGTGACCACCCCCGAGTCCGAGCGCGACGACCGCTGCGTCGGCAAGCCCACCGAGGTCGTCACGGCCGCCGTCGTCCTCGACCCCGACGGCCGCGAGGTCCCCGACGGCACGGCCGGCCTGCTGGCCGTGAAGACCCCCTCGCGCACCCCCGGCTACTGGAACGCCCCCGAGCTGACCCGCAGCTTCGAGGTCGACGGCTACTGGCTGACGGGCGACGTGGCCCGCCGGGACGAGGAGGGGAACTTCTACCACCTCGACCGCACCGTGGACGTCATCGACACCGAGGACGGCCCGGTCTACAGCCTGCCCGCCGAGGAGGTGCTGCTCGCCGACTGCGGGGACGTGGTGCAGGACTGCGCCGTCGTCGGCGTGCCGGCCGAGAACGGCAGGGCACAGGTCCCCGTCGCCGTCGTACGGCTTCAGCCCGGCGTGGTCGAACCGTCCGCGACGCACCTGTGCGCACAGGCCAACAAGGAACTGGCCGCCGCCGGGCTCACGCCGCTGGAGGCCGTGATCGTCGCCCGCGACGCGGCCGACTTCCCGACCGGCGTCACCGGCAAGGTCCTCAAGCGGGAGCTACGCACCCGCTGGGCCACCCTCTTCACCGGCGCCGCGCCCGCGCTGCCGGTCAGTTAG
- a CDS encoding KamA family radical SAM protein: MTTQGPHTLPAPQPYEYERVVPVEPDWRRLPGWSEVTAEQWRDAQWQRAHCVKTARQLRAVTGPLLQDRFYDDLEADHKRFATMSMLLTPQMLNTMAPDAPLRPADFTDAFLADPVRRYMLPVASDRDPEWPSHPYAQRDSLHEAEMWVVEGLTHRYPTKVLAELVSTCPQYCGHCTRMDLVGGSTPQVEKLKLTLKPADRQDQMIDYLKRNPGVRDVVVSGGDVANVPWPRLESFLMRLLDLESVRDIRLATKALAGLPQHWLQPAVLEGLERVARTAARRSVNLAVHTHVNHAQSVTPLVAEAARAALDAGVRDIRNQGVVMRGVNDTPKALLDLCMVLQGEANILPYYFYMCDMIPNAEHWRIAVWEAQELQHAVMGYLPGYATPRIVCDVPYVGKRWVHQLVDYDRERGVSQWTKNYRTGIELDDPEALARRHPFYDPITTLPEAGRRWWRENAQEKG, translated from the coding sequence ATGACGACACAGGGACCGCACACCCTGCCCGCACCGCAGCCCTACGAGTACGAGCGCGTCGTCCCGGTGGAACCCGACTGGCGTCGCCTGCCGGGCTGGAGCGAGGTCACCGCCGAACAGTGGCGGGACGCCCAGTGGCAGCGCGCGCACTGCGTGAAGACCGCCCGGCAGCTGAGGGCGGTGACGGGCCCGCTGCTCCAGGACCGCTTCTACGACGACCTGGAGGCCGACCACAAGCGCTTCGCCACCATGTCGATGCTGCTGACCCCGCAGATGCTCAACACCATGGCGCCCGACGCGCCGTTACGGCCGGCGGACTTCACGGACGCCTTCCTGGCCGACCCGGTCCGCCGTTACATGCTGCCGGTCGCCTCCGACCGCGACCCGGAGTGGCCGAGCCACCCCTACGCCCAGCGGGACTCGCTGCACGAGGCGGAGATGTGGGTCGTCGAAGGGCTCACCCACCGCTACCCGACCAAGGTCCTGGCCGAACTGGTCTCCACCTGCCCCCAGTACTGCGGCCACTGCACCCGGATGGACCTGGTGGGGGGCTCCACCCCGCAGGTGGAGAAGCTGAAGCTGACGCTCAAACCGGCGGACCGCCAGGACCAGATGATCGACTACCTCAAGCGCAACCCCGGCGTCCGCGACGTCGTCGTCTCCGGCGGCGACGTGGCCAACGTGCCGTGGCCGCGGCTGGAGTCGTTCCTGATGCGGCTGCTCGACCTGGAGAGCGTCCGCGACATCCGGCTGGCCACCAAGGCCCTCGCCGGACTGCCCCAGCACTGGCTCCAGCCGGCGGTCCTCGAAGGACTGGAACGCGTGGCGCGCACCGCCGCCCGCCGCTCGGTGAACCTGGCGGTGCACACCCACGTCAACCACGCCCAGTCCGTCACCCCGCTGGTGGCCGAGGCCGCCCGGGCCGCGCTGGACGCCGGCGTGCGCGACATCCGCAACCAGGGCGTCGTGATGCGCGGCGTCAACGACACCCCCAAGGCGCTGCTCGACCTGTGCATGGTCCTCCAGGGCGAGGCGAACATCCTGCCCTACTACTTCTACATGTGCGACATGATCCCGAACGCCGAGCACTGGCGCATCGCGGTGTGGGAGGCGCAGGAGCTCCAGCACGCCGTCATGGGCTACCTGCCCGGCTACGCGACACCGCGGATCGTGTGCGACGTCCCCTACGTCGGCAAGCGCTGGGTCCACCAACTCGTCGACTACGACCGGGAACGCGGCGTCTCGCAGTGGACGAAGAACTACCGCACCGGCATCGAGCTGGACGACCCCGAGGCGCTCGCACGCCGTCACCCGTTCTACGACCCCATCACCACGCTGCCCGAGGCGGGCCGGCGCTGGTGGCGGGAGAACGCACAGGAGAAGGGCTGA
- a CDS encoding TIGR03086 family metal-binding protein — translation MTDRHPAADPSEGAVQELDRRAVLRSAEIVAGIRDDQWDAPTPCGNWSLRRLLAHMTAQHLGFAAAAGGGPVDESVWRETPLADPRRAYADSVDRVLDAFAADGVLDREFALPWIHPTMRFAAARAIGFHLVDYVVHGWDVAVSVGVPAAYDDDLVAAAAEVAVKEVPTGPSRERPGAAFGPPVDPAGAASAEDRLLASLGRDPRWSPA, via the coding sequence ATGACCGACCGGCACCCCGCCGCCGACCCGTCCGAGGGCGCGGTCCAGGAACTCGACCGCAGGGCCGTGCTGCGCAGCGCGGAGATCGTCGCGGGCATCCGCGACGACCAGTGGGACGCCCCCACCCCCTGCGGGAACTGGTCCCTGCGCCGCCTCCTCGCCCATATGACCGCCCAGCACCTCGGCTTCGCCGCGGCCGCGGGCGGCGGACCGGTCGACGAGTCGGTCTGGCGGGAGACGCCGCTCGCGGATCCCCGCCGCGCCTACGCCGACTCCGTCGACCGCGTCCTCGACGCGTTCGCCGCCGACGGCGTGCTCGACCGGGAGTTCGCCCTGCCGTGGATCCATCCGACGATGCGGTTCGCCGCGGCCCGCGCGATCGGCTTCCACCTCGTGGACTACGTGGTGCACGGCTGGGACGTCGCGGTCTCCGTGGGCGTACCGGCGGCGTACGACGACGACCTCGTCGCGGCCGCCGCCGAGGTGGCCGTCAAGGAGGTGCCGACCGGGCCGTCACGGGAGCGTCCCGGCGCGGCGTTCGGGCCGCCGGTCGACCCGGCCGGCGCGGCGAGCGCCGAGGACCGGCTGCTCGCCTCGCTGGGCCGCGACCCGCGGTGGTCACCGGCGTGA
- the paaI gene encoding hydroxyphenylacetyl-CoA thioesterase PaaI codes for MTGTGEESDLEFAARRRAEELYAKDRTCELLGIALLDAGPGRATVGMRVTEAMVNGHGIGHGGFLFLLADAAFAFACNTYGPTTLAQGAQITFLRPAEVDDELVAEAVERTRFGRGGLYDVTVRRADGVAVAEFRGQSHTLGSRPAPEARQQDPSRR; via the coding sequence ATGACGGGGACCGGCGAGGAGAGCGACCTGGAGTTCGCGGCCCGGCGGCGCGCCGAGGAGCTGTACGCGAAGGACCGCACCTGCGAACTGCTCGGCATCGCCCTGCTGGACGCCGGGCCGGGGCGGGCGACCGTCGGCATGCGGGTCACGGAGGCCATGGTGAACGGCCACGGCATCGGGCACGGCGGCTTCCTCTTCCTGCTGGCGGACGCGGCGTTCGCCTTCGCCTGCAACACGTACGGGCCGACGACCCTGGCGCAGGGCGCCCAGATCACCTTCCTGCGCCCGGCCGAGGTGGACGACGAGCTGGTCGCGGAGGCGGTGGAGCGGACCCGGTTCGGGCGCGGCGGCCTGTACGACGTCACCGTGCGCCGGGCGGACGGCGTCGCGGTCGCCGAGTTCCGGGGGCAGAGCCACACGCTCGGGAGCCGCCCGGCTCCCGAGGCGCGGCAGCAGGACCCGTCACGCCGGTGA
- a CDS encoding acyl carrier protein, translating to MSDTPPSERRALLESLVVAEFKRELMMDDTEVMPLGVSYFELGLTSLGAVDTRRRLEQELGRTLDAAFLFNHPTVGDLVDFLTADVLPELFSAGPPAPEPAQDAGVSTSTKHLVNDILKELYQ from the coding sequence TTGTCAGACACTCCGCCTTCCGAACGCCGGGCGCTCCTCGAATCGCTGGTCGTCGCGGAGTTCAAACGGGAACTGATGATGGACGACACGGAGGTGATGCCTCTCGGGGTGAGTTACTTCGAACTCGGACTCACCTCCCTCGGCGCCGTCGACACCCGGCGGCGGCTCGAACAGGAACTCGGCCGCACGCTCGACGCGGCCTTCCTGTTCAACCACCCCACGGTCGGGGACCTCGTCGACTTCCTGACCGCCGACGTGCTGCCCGAACTCTTCTCCGCCGGCCCGCCCGCCCCCGAGCCGGCCCAGGACGCAGGAGTGTCCACGTCCACGAAGCACCTGGTCAACGACATCCTCAAGGAGCTCTACCAGTGA